A window of Nodularia sp. LEGE 06071 contains these coding sequences:
- the ftsH gene encoding ATP-dependent zinc metalloprotease FtsH: MQNFGKKALIKQRTAALAASLMMLPGIFMGTPALAQKVERESLTYGQLLNKSKAGQVTKVELDETQQIARVYLKGQEPDTPPIEVRLLQQNTELINTLKEQNVDFGQVSSANSTVAVGLLINLMWILPLVVLMLLFLKRSTNASNQAMNFGKSRARFQMEAKTGVKFDDVAGVEEAKEELGEVVTFLKQPERFTAVGARIPKGVLLIGPPGTGKTLLAKAIAGEAGVPFFSISGSEFVEMFVGVGASRVRDLFKKAKDSAPCLIFIDEIDAVGRQRGTGIGGGNDEREQTLNQLLTEMDGFEGNTGIIIIAATNRPDVLDSALLRPGRFDRQVMVDAPDLKGRAEILSVHARNKKIDSSISLDAIARRTPGFTGADLANLLNEAAILTARRRKEAITILEIDHAIDRVVAGMEGTALVDSKNKRLIAYHEVGHALIGTLLKDHDPVQKVTLIPRGQALGLTWFTPNEEQGLVSRSQIKAKITSTLGGRAAEEIVFGKPEVTTGASNDLQHLTGMARQMVTRFGMSDLGLLSLESQNSEVFLGRDWMNKPDFSEKIAAKIDSQVREIINNCYLEAKQLLQDNRAALEYLVDLLADEETIEGERFREIVMQYTQVTDKTLAASH, from the coding sequence ATGCAAAATTTCGGGAAAAAGGCATTGATAAAACAGCGTACAGCCGCCTTAGCAGCCAGTTTAATGATGTTGCCGGGTATTTTCATGGGTACTCCCGCCCTGGCGCAAAAAGTAGAGCGCGAATCTCTAACTTATGGTCAGTTACTCAATAAATCTAAGGCAGGGCAAGTCACAAAAGTAGAGCTTGACGAAACTCAACAAATAGCCAGGGTTTATCTCAAGGGACAAGAGCCGGATACACCACCAATAGAAGTTAGGCTTTTACAACAAAACACTGAGTTAATTAACACACTCAAAGAGCAAAACGTTGATTTTGGTCAGGTTTCCTCTGCTAACAGCACAGTGGCTGTGGGGCTGTTGATTAACCTGATGTGGATTTTACCACTGGTAGTGTTAATGTTATTGTTCCTGAAACGCTCTACCAATGCTTCTAATCAAGCGATGAACTTTGGCAAATCTCGAGCTCGTTTCCAAATGGAGGCCAAAACTGGTGTGAAGTTTGACGATGTAGCTGGGGTAGAAGAAGCTAAAGAGGAACTAGGAGAAGTGGTTACCTTCCTGAAGCAGCCCGAAAGATTCACGGCTGTAGGCGCACGCATTCCCAAGGGAGTTTTATTAATTGGACCTCCTGGTACTGGTAAGACTTTACTCGCAAAAGCGATCGCCGGAGAAGCTGGTGTCCCTTTCTTTAGCATTTCCGGTTCGGAATTTGTGGAGATGTTTGTGGGTGTGGGTGCATCCCGTGTGCGCGATTTGTTTAAGAAAGCCAAAGACAGTGCGCCATGTTTAATATTTATCGATGAAATCGATGCCGTGGGACGACAACGTGGAACCGGTATCGGTGGTGGTAATGACGAGAGAGAACAAACTCTCAACCAATTGCTCACCGAAATGGATGGTTTTGAAGGTAATACAGGCATTATTATTATTGCTGCCACTAACCGCCCAGATGTCTTAGATTCGGCATTGCTCAGACCAGGACGCTTTGACAGACAAGTGATGGTCGATGCACCAGACCTCAAAGGACGAGCCGAAATATTATCAGTCCACGCACGCAATAAGAAAATTGACTCCAGTATATCTTTAGATGCGATCGCCCGCCGCACTCCTGGTTTTACTGGTGCTGATTTAGCCAACTTACTCAACGAAGCCGCAATTCTTACTGCCAGAAGACGCAAAGAAGCGATCACCATCCTGGAAATTGATCATGCCATAGATCGAGTCGTAGCAGGGATGGAAGGCACAGCCTTAGTAGATAGCAAGAACAAGCGCTTGATTGCCTACCATGAAGTCGGACACGCCTTAATCGGCACATTACTCAAAGACCATGACCCAGTGCAGAAAGTGACACTCATTCCACGGGGTCAAGCACTAGGATTAACTTGGTTTACTCCCAACGAAGAACAGGGGTTAGTTTCTCGTTCTCAAATCAAAGCCAAAATTACCTCTACTTTGGGTGGTCGCGCCGCCGAAGAAATTGTTTTCGGTAAGCCAGAAGTCACCACAGGTGCTAGTAATGATTTGCAACATCTTACCGGAATGGCACGGCAAATGGTGACCAGATTCGGGATGTCTGATTTAGGACTATTGTCCTTAGAAAGTCAGAATAGCGAAGTATTTTTGGGACGGGACTGGATGAATAAACCAGACTTTTCGGAAAAAATTGCCGCCAAAATTGATTCCCAAGTCCGCGAAATTATCAACAATTGCTACCTGGAAGCAAAACAACTGTTGCAAGACAACCGCGCCGCCTTGGAATAT